Within Chloroflexota bacterium, the genomic segment CGACGAAAGTTTCATGGCCCCTTTTGCCGAGATTTTACCGCCGGAGGTATTGGTGGTAGCCTTCCGTGCCCCCCGGCCTGCCCAATCGCCGCGGGGCGGGTACAGTTGGGTAGATTACGACCCCGACGACCAGCCGCCCGACTTTTCCCAATACCAGCCTGCCACGGCCCGGCTGGCGGCCTGGCTCGCCGCCCTGGGCGAGCGGTTTCCCCGTGCTCACTGGGAAAGCCAACACTGGATGGGCTTCAGCCAGGGCGCTTCCACGGCAGGCACCTACGCCCTGGAACGCCCGCGCGGGGTGGCTTCCCTCGCCCTGCTGGCCGGTTTCCTGCCCACAGGGGCGGAAAAATGGGCTTCCCGCCGCCCCCTGGAGGGGCTTCCGGCTTTCATCGCCCACGGCCTTCACGACGCTCTGGTGCCCATCCACCACGCGCACCACGCCGCGGACGTTCTCACCCAGGCCGGTGCGCGCGTCGAGTTCTGCACCGACGAGGTGGCGCACAAAGTCGGCGCGCGCTGCAAAAAAGCGCTCGCCGCATTTTATGCCGGTGCTTTGGGCCTAATGGGGGGATGAAGCCGGCCCCGAGGGCAAAACATGGAACTCGCACGGCGCCGTCGGCCCTTCTGCCACACGGGCTACCGGCACGCCCAGCAAGCGTTCCAGCAACATCGTATCGAGACGGCAGAGTTCGGGGTAATCGGCCACGAGCGGTGCGTAAGGGCAGCGGTGGAAAATGACCCTGGGGCCGTGGCGGTGGGCTTCCCAGCGTGGCTCGAAGTGCATCGCGGCCAAACGGTGCATCGCGTGCTGCAGCCGCTCGCGCAGGGAACGGGCCGCGTCAGGTGACTGATGGTCACACAGGGCGTCGCACAACAAAGCCTCGGCCGATTTCCCCTGACGGCGCAGAGCATCCAGCAAGGCCCGGGTGAGCGGCTCTAAGAACGGCTGCTGCGCTGCGGCCGTGAGGCGATATAACTTGGCAGGCCGCCCCCGCCGCGGCAGGCGTTGCGTTTCCGCCTGCGCTACCAGCCCCTTCGCTTCCAACAACCCCAAGTGGTGGCGGATGTTGGCTGCCGTCACCCCCAAAGCCGCCGCCATCTCGCTGGCCGAGGCCAACGTGTGGCTGCTGAGGTAATCGAGAATTTGCTCACGTGTCGTTGGGGCTTTGTCCATAGAATTATTATACTCGTCCCCCAAAATTGCACAAGCGGGTTTTGAAGAGGTGGCTGCCCCAAACCTGGCAGGACACAAGTCTCATCTCTCCCTCAACCGACACCGCCGGCCTCACCCCATGCTGACCATCAGGTTTCCGGCAGGGTGCCCAAAGGGTTCGCCCCCGCCGCACCTCCGATGAGCCTCACTTGCGCCTGGCTCATCGGAGGCAGGGAGGGATCTCGCCACGGGCAAGGCTATTCAGAAAGTCCCGCCCCGGGCTGCACAACCCAATACGCGAGCGCGCCCAGAAAGGGCACAACCACCACGAAGATCGCCCAAAGGGCCTGCGCCGTGGCGGGCAGCCGCCGCTTGCGGAGCGAAAAGAGAGCAGCAATACCCAGCACCAGCCAGCCCAGCACAAAAGTCAGGTTGAGCGCCTGCACCAGCACATAGCCCCAACTGAGGCCCATACTTTCCATCGCCGCCTCCCGACCATTTGACTACCCAACCATTTGGCTACCCGACCATTTGACTACCCGACTATCCGACTATCTTCCATCCATCCACGTCAAAATCAACTCCTTCGCCGCCTTCACCTCATCCACCCGGCCAAAGGGCGTGGCATGGGGGGCGCTGTGCAGCACTTCGGGGTTGGTATGGGCTTCCCCGGCAATCTGCAGCATCGCCTCGGCAAAGGCATCTAAGGTTTCCTTGCTCTCGGTTTCGGTGGGTTCGATCATCAGGGCTTCGTGCACGATGAGGGGGAAGTAGTTGGTCGGCGGGTGGAAGCCGAAATCCATCAGCCGCTTGGCAATATCCAGCGCGTGGACGTCGGGGGCATCTTTCCAGCGGCCTTCGGCCACGAATTCGTGCATGCAAATGCGGTTGTAAGGGATGTGGTAGACATCCTGCAGGCGCACGCGCAGGTAGTTGGCGTTGAGCACGGCGTCTTCGGCCACCTGCCGCAGGCCGCCTGCACCCAGCATCATGATATAGGCAAACGCCTTCACCATCACGCCAAAGTGCCCGTGGAAGGGCTTGACGCGCCCAATGCTCTTGGGCGGCATCCGGAAGCCGTACAGGGGCGGCAAATCGTCGGTGGCCTCCTCTTTGACCACCACCACCGGCCCCGGCAGGAAGTCGGCGAGGTGCGGCGCACACACCACCGGCCCGCTGCCCGGCCCGCCGCCGCCGTGGGGCGTGGCGAAGGTCTTGTGCAGGTTGAGGTGCATTACATCGAAGCCCAGTTCGCCGGGTTTGGCAATGCCCAGCAGGGCGTTCAGGTTTGCCCCATCGCCGTAAACCAGCCCGCCCGCGGCGTGTACGGTTTCGATGACTTCCAGCAAACGCTCCTCGAACAGCCCTAAGGTGTTGGGGTTGGTGAGCATCAGCCCGGCCACGGTGTCGTCGCATTCCGCTTTCAGGGCGGCCAGGTCAATGTTGCCGCGCTCGTCTGAGGGAATTTCCACCACCCGGAAGCCGCTCATGGCCGACGACGCAGGGTTGGTGCCGTGGGCGGAATCGGGCACCAGGATTTTGTTGCGCTGCGTGTCGCCGCGATCCTGATGGTAAGCCCAAATCATGTGCACGCCGGTCAGTTCGCCGTGGGCGCCTGCGGCAGGCTGCAAACTGCACGCCGCGAAGCCGGTGATTTCCTGAAGGGCTTCCTGCAATTCGTACATCAGCCGCAGCGCGCCCTGGGCGGTTTCCTCGGGCTGCAAAGGGTGCAGGTGGGCAAAGCCGGGCAGGCGGCTGACGGCCTCGTTGATTTTCGGGTTGTACTTCATCGTGCAGGAGCCGAGGGGGTAGAAGTTGATGTCCACCGCGTGGTTGAAATGCGAAAGGCGGGTGTAGTGGCGCACCACGTCCACCTCGGAAACCTCCGGCAGCGGCAGGTCTTCCCGCAGCAGGCCTTCAGGCAGGGGCGCGGCGGGCACATCCAGGTCGGGGAAGCGCACGCCTTCCCGCCCCGGCGAGGAAAGTTCAACAATAAGGGGTTCTTTCACCTTGAGGGGCATCAGTGCACCTCCCCTAACGCTTCGGCCAGCAGGTCAATGGCCTCGCGGGTGTTCATTTCGGTGACGGCCACCAGCAGCACATCCCGGAATGCCTCGCCGTAAACCTCGCCCAGCGGGTAGCCGGCGATAATGTCGTGTTCCAGCAGGTGGGCGGCAATCTCGTCGGCGGGGGCGGGGCAGCGGAGGGCAAATTCGTTGAAAAAGGGCGTTTCGGGGAACACAAGCGCGTAGCCGGGCAGCGCCGCCAGTTTGCGGGCGGCGTAGTGGGCGCGGTGGTAGTTGAGTTCCGCCACCTTCCGCAGGCCGCGCTTGCCCAGCAGGCTAAGGTACACCGCCGAGGCTAAGGTCATCAGCCCCTGGTTGGAGCAGATGTTGGAAGTCGCCCGTTCGCGGCGGATGTGCTGCTCGCGGGCGCTGAGGGTAAGCACATAAGCGCGCTGGCCGCGACTGTCCACGGTCTGCCCCACCAGACGGCCGGCCATCTTGCGGACATACTTTTTGCGGGTGGCGAACAGGCCAAGATACGGCCCGCCAAAGGAAAGCGGAATACCGAGGGGCTGACCTTCGCCGGTGACGATGTCGGCACCCATCTCGCCCGGCGGCTTGAGCAGCCCCAACGCCAGGGGGTTGACCGCCACGCCAAAGAGCGCGCCGCGGGCGTGGACTTCTTCGGCCAGGGCGGTGAAATCGTAAACCCGCCCGAAGAAGTCAGGGTATTGCACCATCACTAAGGCGGTCTGGTCGTCTACCGCGTCCAGCAGGGCTTCAGGGGGCGCGGCGGGCGGCAGGTCGTCGCCGGCAAACACGATGGGCGAGCCTTGCGTGTAGGTGCGGGTGGTTTCTCGATAGTGCGGGTGCAGTGAGGGGGAAAGCACCACCTTGGGGCGCTTGCCGCGGAAGACATGGTAAGCCATGATGGCCGCTTCGGCCACCGCGGTTGCGCCGTCGTAGTGCGACGCGTTGGCAACTTCCATGCCGGTGAGGGCACACACCATGCTCTGGTATTCAAAGAGGGCTTGCAGCGTGCCCTGGGAAATTTCCGGCTGGTAGGGCGTGTAGGCGGTATAGAATTCGCCGCGGCTGAGGATGGCGTCCACCGCGGCGGGGATGTAGTGGTTGTAAGCGCCCGCACCGAGGAAGGAAAGTAAATCGCGGGCGGTTTCGTTGTCTTCGGAAAGCGCCTGCAGTTCCTCGGCCACCTCCATTTCGGTCAGCGGCGGGGGCAGCCGCAGCGCCGGGTAGCGGTAGGCTTCCGGCACGTCGCGGAACAGCTCAGCCACGCTTTTCACGCCAACGGCTTCCAGCATGGCCTTGCGGTCGGCTTGCGTAAGCGGGGAAAACATCGCGCCTCCAGGAAATGGCGAATCAGGAATTGCGAATCACGGGGTGCAAGGGGCAAGATGCAAGATGCAAGATGCAAGATGCAAGATGCAAGATGCAAGATGCAGGTTGCAAGATGCAGGGGGCAGGTTGCAACCTGCAATTTGCAACTTGCAATTTATTCTTCGCGTTCCTTGCAATACGCCTCATACGCGGCGGCGTCCATCAAGCCGTCCAGTTCGGCGGGGTCGGCGATTTCCAGTTTGATGAGCCAGGCTTTGCCGTAAGGATCTTCGTTGACCAGTTCGGGGTTGTCGTCCAGTTCGGCGTTGACGGCGACCACCTTGCCGCCCACCGGCGCGTACACATCGGCCGCGGCTTTGACGGATTCAATGGTGGCGATGATGTCGCCCTGGGCCACTTCGTCGCCTTCGGAAACCACAATCTCTACGAAGACGACGTCGGAAAGTTGATCCTGGGCGTAGTCGGTGACGCCGACAGTGCCATCGGCGCGGATCCACTCATCGTTCTTAGTGTATTTCAGGTCAGCGGGGAATTCCATGATGAACCTCCTGGCAGGGTGTAGAAAAGCAAAAGGCGCACCAGCAAGGTGCGCCCTCTGTCCTGGAACCTGAGAGATGCACG encodes:
- a CDS encoding ArsR family transcriptional regulator, producing MDKAPTTREQILDYLSSHTLASASEMAAALGVTAANIRHHLGLLEAKGLVAQAETQRLPRRGRPAKLYRLTAAAQQPFLEPLTRALLDALRRQGKSAEALLCDALCDHQSPDAARSLRERLQHAMHRLAAMHFEPRWEAHRHGPRVIFHRCPYAPLVADYPELCRLDTMLLERLLGVPVARVAEGPTAPCEFHVLPSGPASSPH
- a CDS encoding glycine dehydrogenase subunit 2, which encodes MPLKVKEPLIVELSSPGREGVRFPDLDVPAAPLPEGLLREDLPLPEVSEVDVVRHYTRLSHFNHAVDINFYPLGSCTMKYNPKINEAVSRLPGFAHLHPLQPEETAQGALRLMYELQEALQEITGFAACSLQPAAGAHGELTGVHMIWAYHQDRGDTQRNKILVPDSAHGTNPASSAMSGFRVVEIPSDERGNIDLAALKAECDDTVAGLMLTNPNTLGLFEERLLEVIETVHAAGGLVYGDGANLNALLGIAKPGELGFDVMHLNLHKTFATPHGGGGPGSGPVVCAPHLADFLPGPVVVVKEEATDDLPPLYGFRMPPKSIGRVKPFHGHFGVMVKAFAYIMMLGAGGLRQVAEDAVLNANYLRVRLQDVYHIPYNRICMHEFVAEGRWKDAPDVHALDIAKRLMDFGFHPPTNYFPLIVHEALMIEPTETESKETLDAFAEAMLQIAGEAHTNPEVLHSAPHATPFGRVDEVKAAKELILTWMDGR
- a CDS encoding aminomethyl-transferring glycine dehydrogenase subunit GcvPA; translated protein: MFSPLTQADRKAMLEAVGVKSVAELFRDVPEAYRYPALRLPPPLTEMEVAEELQALSEDNETARDLLSFLGAGAYNHYIPAAVDAILSRGEFYTAYTPYQPEISQGTLQALFEYQSMVCALTGMEVANASHYDGATAVAEAAIMAYHVFRGKRPKVVLSPSLHPHYRETTRTYTQGSPIVFAGDDLPPAAPPEALLDAVDDQTALVMVQYPDFFGRVYDFTALAEEVHARGALFGVAVNPLALGLLKPPGEMGADIVTGEGQPLGIPLSFGGPYLGLFATRKKYVRKMAGRLVGQTVDSRGQRAYVLTLSAREQHIRRERATSNICSNQGLMTLASAVYLSLLGKRGLRKVAELNYHRAHYAARKLAALPGYALVFPETPFFNEFALRCPAPADEIAAHLLEHDIIAGYPLGEVYGEAFRDVLLVAVTEMNTREAIDLLAEALGEVH
- the gcvH gene encoding glycine cleavage system protein GcvH, producing MEFPADLKYTKNDEWIRADGTVGVTDYAQDQLSDVVFVEIVVSEGDEVAQGDIIATIESVKAAADVYAPVGGKVVAVNAELDDNPELVNEDPYGKAWLIKLEIADPAELDGLMDAAAYEAYCKEREE